One Streptomyces sp. NBC_00554 DNA segment encodes these proteins:
- a CDS encoding ABC transporter ATP-binding protein yields MFDTARTGRGLSIRLDELTKVYPGQREPAVDRVTMEIPAGQTTMFVGPSGCGKTTTMKIINRLIEPSSGTVSIDGQNVLGLDPNELRRHIGYVVQQIGLFPHMTIAQNIGLVPKLLGWNKAKVSSRVDELLEMTGLDPAAFRARYPRQLSGGQQQRVGVARALAADPPVLLMDEPFGATDPITRERLQVEFRRLQRELGKTVVFVTHDFEEALKLGDRIAVLADRSRIVQYDTPARLLAAPADDYVRSFIGSAPYLKQLALATVADVKLGPAPEAPNSLPTVDGSASLRDVMDLILQRGGDPVTVVDEAGAVAGTLAFPDVCRALSAQEETRVG; encoded by the coding sequence ATGTTTGACACCGCGCGCACGGGTCGCGGCCTGAGCATCCGCCTCGACGAGCTCACCAAGGTCTATCCGGGACAGCGCGAACCCGCCGTCGACCGGGTCACGATGGAGATACCGGCCGGGCAGACGACGATGTTCGTCGGGCCGTCCGGCTGCGGCAAGACCACCACCATGAAGATCATCAACCGGCTGATCGAACCGTCCTCGGGCACGGTCAGCATCGACGGCCAGAACGTGCTGGGCCTCGACCCCAACGAGCTGCGCCGCCACATCGGTTACGTGGTCCAGCAGATCGGTCTCTTCCCGCACATGACGATCGCGCAGAACATCGGGCTCGTGCCGAAACTCCTCGGCTGGAACAAGGCGAAGGTGAGCTCGCGGGTCGACGAGCTGCTGGAGATGACCGGGCTCGACCCCGCCGCCTTCCGGGCCCGCTACCCCCGCCAGCTCTCCGGAGGCCAGCAGCAGCGCGTCGGTGTCGCCCGTGCCCTGGCCGCCGATCCCCCGGTCCTGCTGATGGACGAGCCGTTCGGCGCCACCGACCCGATCACCCGGGAGCGACTGCAGGTCGAATTCCGCCGTCTTCAACGGGAGTTGGGCAAGACGGTCGTCTTCGTCACCCATGACTTCGAGGAGGCGCTGAAGCTCGGCGACCGGATCGCCGTCCTCGCCGACCGCTCGCGGATCGTCCAGTACGACACCCCGGCGCGGTTGTTGGCCGCCCCGGCCGACGACTACGTACGCAGTTTCATCGGCTCAGCTCCCTATCTGAAGCAACTGGCCCTGGCGACCGTGGCCGACGTGAAGCTGGGCCCGGCGCCTGAGGCACCCAACTCGCTGCCCACCGTGGACGGTTCGGCCTCCCTGCGGGACGTGATGGATCTGATCCTCCAGCGGGGCGGCGACCCGGTCACCGTCGTGGACGAGGCGGGCGCGGTCGCGGGGACGCTGGCATTCCCGGACGTGTGCCGGGCCCTGTCGGCGCAGGAGGAGACCCGTGTCGGTTGA
- a CDS encoding lactate 2-monooxygenase, whose translation MAKHWADFQYEIYLNGMTGAVPRLPTDLTRLEELTEQRLGPGPVGYVAGSAGNGSTARANREALERRRIVPRMLRDVHERDLSVEVLGRQLPAPLALAPVGVLSIMHPDAESAAARAAAAQGVPYILSSASSTPMEQVAEAMGDAERWFQLYWAKDREVTLSFLNRAKAAGFTALFVTLDTPLLAWRPRDLDQAYLPFLHGVGIANYFTDPAFQAGLAKPVHEDPNAAVMHFVGMFADPGKTWPDLEFLRENWEGPIVLKGVLHPDDARRAASAGMDGVVVSNHGGRQVAGSVAAADALPRVVEAAGDRLTVLFDSGIRTGDDIFKALALGAQGVLVGRPYAYGLGLDGQAGVEHVIRCLLAEFDLTLALSGHARPSSIGPDDLIEDIA comes from the coding sequence GCTCACCGAACAGCGGCTCGGGCCCGGTCCTGTCGGCTATGTGGCGGGCAGCGCGGGCAACGGAAGCACCGCCCGGGCCAACCGGGAGGCGCTGGAACGGCGGCGAATCGTGCCGCGCATGCTGCGCGATGTGCATGAACGCGACCTGTCCGTAGAGGTGTTGGGGCGCCAACTGCCCGCTCCACTCGCACTCGCGCCCGTCGGCGTGCTGTCGATCATGCACCCGGACGCGGAGTCCGCCGCCGCGCGGGCCGCCGCGGCCCAGGGCGTGCCGTACATCCTGTCCTCGGCGTCCAGCACGCCCATGGAGCAGGTCGCGGAGGCTATGGGCGACGCGGAGCGCTGGTTCCAGCTGTACTGGGCGAAGGACCGCGAGGTCACCCTCAGCTTCCTGAACCGGGCGAAGGCGGCCGGGTTCACCGCGCTGTTCGTCACTCTCGACACGCCCCTCCTTGCCTGGCGTCCGCGCGACCTCGACCAGGCGTATCTGCCGTTCCTGCACGGTGTGGGCATCGCCAACTACTTCACCGACCCGGCGTTCCAGGCGGGCCTGGCCAAGCCGGTGCACGAGGACCCGAACGCGGCGGTCATGCACTTCGTGGGCATGTTCGCGGACCCGGGCAAGACGTGGCCGGACCTGGAGTTCCTGCGGGAGAACTGGGAGGGCCCGATCGTCCTCAAGGGGGTCCTGCACCCGGACGACGCCCGTCGTGCGGCCAGCGCCGGAATGGACGGCGTGGTCGTCTCCAACCACGGCGGCCGCCAGGTGGCCGGTTCCGTCGCCGCGGCGGACGCGCTGCCGCGTGTGGTGGAGGCGGCGGGCGACCGGCTGACCGTTCTCTTCGACAGCGGGATCCGCACAGGCGACGACATCTTCAAGGCGCTCGCCCTCGGCGCGCAGGGCGTCCTCGTCGGGCGTCCGTACGCCTACGGGCTCGGGCTCGACGGCCAGGCGGGCGTCGAGCACGTCATCCGCTGTCTGCTCGCCGAATTCGACCTCACGCTGGCCCTGTCCGGGCACGCCCGCCCCTCCAGCATCGGTCCCGATGACCTGATCGAGGACATCGCATGA
- a CDS encoding toxin Doc: MAPVIHIDVPWLLQRHEEVMPDQPTVNDFSALVAAVARHRVDPPRLGVDSDPAWRAAALLHTLALLKPLPTANARFACSAAVAYMFVSGVGIDPPYGALVDLARDLIDGKTDVYGAADRLRSWQI; this comes from the coding sequence ATGGCCCCCGTCATCCATATCGACGTGCCCTGGCTGCTCCAGCGCCACGAAGAGGTAATGCCCGACCAGCCCACGGTCAACGACTTCTCGGCGCTCGTCGCCGCCGTGGCCCGCCACCGCGTCGACCCGCCCCGGCTCGGCGTCGACTCCGACCCGGCCTGGCGCGCCGCCGCGCTCCTGCACACCCTGGCCCTGCTGAAGCCCCTGCCGACCGCCAACGCCCGCTTCGCCTGCTCGGCGGCGGTCGCGTACATGTTCGTCAGCGGTGTCGGTATCGACCCGCCGTACGGCGCCCTCGTCGACCTCGCCCGCGATCTGATCGACGGCAAGACGGACGTCTACGGAGCAGCGGACCGATTGAGGTCCTGGCAGATCTGA
- a CDS encoding 2-hydroxyacid dehydrogenase → MTETKNVLAVGPPHVGGRRAGAALATLFPEGARVTVVEATDEDPVALREAHVVVTALGPVTAEHIAAAPDLELIQCANHGFDYIDLEAARANGVSVCNIGSSGAEKQNVAEQTFALMLALAKQLVPAHTALVDADWALPRLQRSLTELSDKTLGIIGLGHIGKEVARRAAAFDMSIVYAGRRSVDPETAARLGGARHVELDELLRTSDYITLHMPLTDETRHLLDAERLALLRPTAFVVNTARGALIDQDALADALEAGALAGAGIDVFDPEPPTSALRLLKAPNVVLSPHVAGVTRETVVRIARAAVRNATEFMDGKPPRDVVS, encoded by the coding sequence ATGACCGAGACGAAGAACGTGCTCGCCGTCGGCCCACCGCATGTCGGAGGCCGTAGGGCGGGCGCGGCGCTCGCCACCCTGTTCCCCGAGGGGGCCCGTGTCACCGTGGTCGAAGCCACCGACGAGGACCCGGTCGCGCTGCGGGAAGCACACGTCGTCGTCACGGCACTCGGCCCGGTGACCGCCGAACACATCGCCGCGGCACCGGACTTGGAGCTGATCCAGTGCGCAAACCACGGCTTCGACTACATCGACCTGGAGGCCGCGCGCGCCAACGGCGTGTCCGTCTGCAACATCGGTTCCAGCGGCGCCGAGAAGCAGAACGTGGCCGAGCAGACCTTCGCGCTGATGCTCGCCCTCGCCAAGCAGTTGGTCCCGGCGCACACCGCGCTCGTCGACGCCGACTGGGCGCTGCCGAGGCTTCAGCGGTCCCTCACCGAGCTGTCCGACAAGACGCTCGGCATCATCGGGCTCGGGCACATCGGCAAGGAAGTCGCCCGCCGCGCGGCCGCGTTCGACATGAGCATCGTGTACGCGGGCCGGCGGTCCGTCGACCCGGAGACGGCGGCCCGGCTCGGCGGCGCCCGCCATGTCGAACTCGACGAACTGCTGCGTACGTCGGACTACATCACGCTGCACATGCCGCTCACCGACGAGACGCGGCACCTCCTCGACGCGGAGCGGCTCGCGCTCCTCAGGCCCACCGCGTTCGTCGTCAACACCGCGCGGGGCGCCCTGATCGACCAGGACGCCCTGGCGGACGCGCTGGAGGCGGGCGCCCTGGCCGGAGCGGGCATCGACGTCTTCGACCCCGAACCGCCCACCTCGGCCCTGCGGTTGCTCAAGGCCCCGAACGTGGTGCTCTCCCCGCATGTCGCGGGCGTCACGCGCGAGACGGTCGTCCGGATCGCGCGGGCGGCCGTCCGGAACGCCACCGAATTCATGGACGGCAAGCCGCCGCGGGACGTCGTCTCGTGA
- the solA gene encoding N-methyl-L-tryptophan oxidase — protein sequence MKKRYAHIVLGVGGIGSAAAYWLGRQSGGDVLAVEQFGLGHDRGASEDHSRIIRHSYHSTDYTALTRDSYDHWRELEKETGLPLLHITGGLHLAPAGSAGEAELGSYARALAQQGHRYQVLDAGTLRERWPQWRIGDDVLGLFQAESGILDIRRANAAHVSRALALGVTFVENSPVRKIVPHPGHVEVHTDDAVYEGGTLTVCAGSWTGTALTGLDLDIPLTLTQEQVTYFAAPDLRPFAPDRFPIWIFHGHDRTFYGFPVYGEAAVKAARDMSGRFVTQETRSYEPNPEQTEEVAEFLAEYLPGAVGPELLSKTCVYDLPADRNFVLDTVPGHPNISVFVGAGHAAKFAGLIGHILADLATKGDTDWPIEAFTVDRPAITDPDHPSDFRFAEAARNPEGGS from the coding sequence ATGAAGAAGAGGTACGCGCACATCGTGCTCGGCGTCGGGGGCATCGGCAGCGCCGCCGCCTACTGGCTCGGCAGGCAGAGCGGCGGTGACGTCCTCGCCGTCGAGCAGTTCGGGCTCGGGCACGATCGCGGTGCCTCCGAGGACCACTCACGGATCATCCGGCACTCGTACCACTCGACCGACTACACCGCCCTGACCCGCGACTCCTACGACCACTGGCGGGAACTGGAGAAGGAGACCGGACTTCCGCTGCTGCACATCACCGGCGGTCTGCATCTGGCCCCGGCGGGCAGCGCGGGCGAGGCGGAGCTGGGCAGTTACGCGCGAGCCCTGGCCCAGCAGGGCCACCGCTACCAGGTCCTGGACGCGGGCACCCTGCGCGAGCGCTGGCCGCAGTGGCGGATCGGCGACGACGTACTCGGCCTGTTCCAGGCGGAGTCCGGGATCCTCGACATCCGCCGGGCGAACGCCGCGCATGTCTCACGGGCGCTCGCGCTCGGCGTGACCTTCGTGGAGAACTCTCCGGTGCGGAAGATCGTTCCGCACCCCGGCCATGTCGAGGTGCACACCGACGACGCGGTGTACGAGGGCGGCACGCTGACCGTGTGCGCCGGCTCCTGGACCGGGACCGCGCTGACCGGTCTCGACCTGGACATCCCGCTCACCCTCACCCAGGAACAGGTCACCTACTTCGCGGCCCCCGACCTGCGCCCCTTCGCACCGGACCGCTTCCCCATCTGGATCTTCCACGGGCACGACCGGACCTTCTACGGTTTCCCGGTGTACGGCGAGGCCGCGGTGAAGGCCGCCCGTGACATGTCGGGCCGTTTCGTCACCCAGGAGACCCGCTCGTACGAACCCAATCCCGAGCAGACCGAGGAGGTCGCGGAGTTCCTGGCCGAGTACCTGCCGGGCGCCGTCGGCCCCGAACTGCTCAGCAAGACCTGCGTCTACGACCTCCCGGCCGACCGGAATTTCGTCCTGGACACCGTGCCGGGACACCCCAACATCTCCGTCTTCGTGGGGGCCGGGCACGCCGCCAAGTTCGCGGGGCTGATCGGCCACATCCTCGCCGACCTGGCGACCAAGGGCGACACGGACTGGCCCATCGAGGCCTTCACCGTCGACCGCCCGGCGATCACGGACCCCGACCACCCGAGCGACTTCCGGTTCGCCGAGGCCGCGCGGAACCCGGAGGGCGGGTCATGA
- a CDS encoding pyridoxal-phosphate dependent enzyme: MRLIMRPAARDWSCPPAPDEVRAFHAALPGYAPTPLTELPLLAAELGVARVFVKDESCRLGLPAFKALGASWAIHRILATADGPLTLVTATDGNHGRAVARTARLLGQRAHVLVPKGVRQGAVDAIAGEGARVTRVDGPYDEAVRRAAAVADEPGSVLVQDTALPGYEDIPAWIVAGYSTLFAEIDSQLAAAGAESPDLVAVPVGVGSLAQAAVTHYRSRPAPGPVLLSVEPEAAACVLASLTQGRPVSVTTGDTIMAGLNCGTPSGLAWPFLRDGLDAAVAVTDADSARAVRDLAVLGVFSGPCGAASLAGIRVAAGQGLTLDPASVVVLLSTEGPVEN, translated from the coding sequence ATGCGCCTGATCATGAGACCTGCCGCCCGGGACTGGAGCTGTCCGCCCGCCCCCGACGAGGTGCGCGCCTTTCACGCCGCCCTGCCCGGCTACGCGCCCACTCCGCTCACTGAACTGCCTCTCCTCGCCGCCGAGTTGGGTGTCGCCCGGGTCTTCGTCAAGGACGAGTCGTGCCGCCTGGGCCTGCCCGCGTTCAAAGCGCTGGGCGCGTCCTGGGCGATCCACCGCATCCTCGCCACGGCCGACGGCCCGCTCACGCTGGTCACCGCCACCGACGGCAACCACGGCCGGGCCGTGGCCCGGACGGCCCGACTGCTCGGGCAGCGCGCCCACGTCCTCGTGCCGAAGGGCGTGCGCCAGGGTGCCGTGGACGCCATCGCCGGCGAAGGGGCGCGGGTGACGCGGGTCGACGGCCCGTACGACGAGGCGGTACGCCGGGCCGCGGCGGTCGCGGACGAGCCAGGCAGCGTCCTGGTGCAGGACACCGCGTTGCCCGGCTATGAGGACATCCCTGCCTGGATCGTGGCGGGCTACTCCACGCTGTTCGCCGAGATCGACTCCCAACTGGCCGCGGCGGGAGCCGAATCGCCTGATCTCGTGGCCGTCCCGGTCGGCGTGGGCTCCCTCGCGCAGGCGGCCGTCACGCACTACCGCAGCCGCCCTGCCCCCGGACCGGTCCTGCTGTCCGTGGAACCCGAAGCGGCGGCCTGCGTGCTGGCGAGCCTCACCCAGGGCCGGCCGGTCAGCGTGACCACCGGTGACACGATCATGGCGGGGCTCAACTGCGGTACCCCCTCGGGCCTTGCGTGGCCCTTCCTCCGGGACGGCCTGGACGCGGCTGTCGCCGTCACCGACGCCGACAGCGCTCGTGCCGTCCGCGACCTCGCCGTCCTCGGTGTCTTCAGCGGCCCCTGCGGCGCCGCGTCTCTGGCGGGCATCCGGGTGGCCGCCGGCCAGGGCCTCACGCTCGACCCCGCCTCGGTCGTCGTCCTGCTCAGCACCGAAGGGCCCGTCGAGAACTGA
- a CDS encoding ABC transporter permease, which translates to MTFGEYLQRRGDLLLDQAGQHALLVALAVLIATAVSVGTGLLAWNRPRLAAAATATAGGLLTLPSFALLGLLIPLLGLGWAPSLTALTLYSLLPILRNTIVGLGEVDPAVVEAARGMGLGPARVLAIVQLPLAWPYILTGIRVATQMVVAIAAMAAYVAGPGLGLPIFDGLSRLGSANALNEAIAGTVGVVLVALAFDLFYVLLRRLTTPRGLHV; encoded by the coding sequence ATGACCTTCGGCGAGTATCTGCAGCGCCGCGGCGACCTGCTCCTCGACCAGGCGGGCCAGCACGCCCTGCTGGTGGCGCTCGCGGTCCTGATCGCCACGGCCGTCTCCGTCGGCACCGGCCTGCTCGCCTGGAACCGGCCCCGGCTCGCCGCGGCCGCCACCGCGACCGCCGGCGGGCTGCTCACCCTTCCCTCCTTCGCGCTGCTCGGCCTGCTGATCCCACTGCTCGGCCTCGGCTGGGCGCCCTCGCTGACCGCGCTCACCCTCTATTCGCTGCTGCCGATCCTGCGCAACACCATCGTCGGCCTGGGCGAGGTCGACCCGGCCGTCGTCGAGGCGGCCCGCGGGATGGGCCTCGGCCCGGCCAGGGTGCTCGCGATCGTCCAACTCCCGCTCGCCTGGCCGTACATCCTCACCGGAATCCGCGTCGCCACCCAGATGGTGGTGGCCATCGCGGCGATGGCCGCGTACGTGGCCGGTCCCGGGCTCGGCCTGCCGATCTTCGACGGGCTGTCCCGACTCGGCTCCGCGAACGCGCTCAACGAAGCGATCGCCGGAACCGTCGGCGTCGTCCTCGTCGCACTCGCCTTCGACCTCTTCTACGTACTGCTGCGCCGCCTGACCACCCCGAGGGGGCTCCATGTTTGA
- a CDS encoding RICIN domain-containing protein encodes MHTPHPPRPPYPPGGAPGESDESLAAQLRGRPESETAHPVALLMARHWQPAYDYSVICLASSANIASMVTATSFHQVLDRLMRGETGVALRPRLLVTVRDTVKAWSAEDRISGVLPDLRKPAGGRGMRAAKSMTAENRKLAERSFHALPPLAQSLLWHTEVEAEHISVPAGLSGMDTDTASAALEQAREQFRQGCVHAHRELAPSKECGFYNRLLDVPIRRGGALLPDVQQHLMECRYCRFAAEQLSHFEGGLGLLLAESVLGWGARRYLDSRPGRAQQGVRPRGGSPFGGRRQGSGVLPGSGLPGSGGRHRLLSQIPTPRRLPEPAQRHAKALITGAGVVSATLLVTALATSLWSDDDSGADPAATTGASSSRTVAPVPGSQDPPAVSAPPTSAGLPTTIEQTRLRNFAADLCLDIRGGEAKAGAETVLAVCSSAWTQQWSYGDDGLLRSVADPELCLDSRADDGFVVLERCAAEDAARGADVRYDLTVRGELLPRWSERLAVAPSSTDPGADIVVKVRDGSDAQRWRTDAASAAPESLSVSGTNSPSPGPASPPPPADDSTPAPPGEQPPGEQPTPVPVAPEATESEPYQERRSVNVSDDASPEPVLPLIAELTAVVKGVGL; translated from the coding sequence GTGCACACCCCCCACCCCCCTCGTCCCCCTTATCCTCCCGGCGGTGCTCCCGGCGAATCCGACGAGAGCCTCGCTGCCCAGCTGAGAGGCCGGCCGGAGAGCGAGACCGCCCATCCGGTCGCCCTGCTGATGGCCCGGCACTGGCAGCCCGCGTACGACTACTCGGTCATCTGCCTCGCTTCCTCGGCGAACATCGCCTCCATGGTGACCGCGACCTCCTTCCACCAGGTGCTCGACCGTCTGATGCGCGGCGAGACCGGTGTCGCCCTGCGGCCCCGGCTTCTCGTGACCGTGCGGGACACCGTCAAGGCGTGGTCCGCGGAGGACCGGATATCCGGTGTGCTGCCGGACTTGAGGAAACCCGCCGGGGGTCGCGGTATGCGGGCGGCCAAGTCCATGACGGCCGAAAACCGGAAGCTCGCCGAGCGCTCTTTCCACGCTCTGCCCCCTCTCGCCCAGTCCCTGTTGTGGCACACCGAGGTCGAAGCCGAGCACATATCCGTACCAGCCGGTCTGTCGGGTATGGATACCGACACCGCGTCGGCTGCTCTGGAGCAAGCCCGCGAGCAATTCCGGCAGGGCTGCGTACACGCCCACCGGGAACTCGCGCCGAGCAAGGAATGCGGTTTCTACAACCGGTTGCTGGACGTCCCCATTCGCCGCGGTGGCGCCTTGCTGCCCGATGTCCAACAGCATCTGATGGAGTGCCGCTACTGCCGTTTCGCCGCCGAGCAACTCAGCCATTTCGAGGGCGGGTTGGGCCTTCTGCTCGCCGAATCGGTACTCGGCTGGGGCGCCCGGCGCTATCTCGACTCCCGCCCCGGGCGTGCCCAGCAAGGCGTACGGCCCCGCGGCGGATCCCCGTTCGGCGGCAGGCGCCAGGGCAGCGGCGTCCTCCCGGGAAGCGGACTTCCGGGAAGCGGAGGACGCCATCGCCTGCTGTCCCAGATCCCCACCCCGCGCCGCCTGCCCGAACCGGCACAGCGGCACGCGAAGGCCCTGATCACCGGAGCGGGCGTGGTCTCGGCCACCCTGCTCGTGACCGCCCTCGCCACCAGCCTGTGGTCGGACGACGACAGCGGCGCCGACCCCGCCGCCACCACCGGCGCGAGCAGCAGCCGCACGGTGGCACCCGTGCCCGGCTCCCAGGATCCGCCCGCCGTGTCAGCGCCCCCCACCTCGGCGGGACTCCCCACCACCATCGAGCAGACCCGGCTGCGCAACTTCGCCGCCGACCTGTGCCTCGACATCCGGGGCGGCGAGGCGAAGGCCGGCGCCGAGACCGTACTGGCGGTGTGCTCCTCAGCGTGGACCCAGCAGTGGTCGTACGGGGACGACGGCCTGCTGCGCAGCGTCGCCGACCCCGAACTGTGCCTCGACTCCCGCGCCGACGACGGGTTCGTGGTGCTGGAGCGCTGCGCCGCCGAAGACGCGGCGCGCGGGGCCGATGTGCGCTACGACCTCACCGTGCGGGGCGAGTTGCTGCCCCGATGGAGCGAGCGGCTCGCCGTCGCGCCCAGCTCCACGGACCCCGGCGCCGATATCGTTGTCAAGGTCCGCGACGGCTCCGACGCGCAGCGGTGGCGCACCGACGCCGCCTCGGCGGCCCCCGAGTCGCTGTCGGTCTCGGGCACGAACAGCCCCTCACCAGGGCCCGCGAGCCCCCCGCCGCCCGCCGACGACAGCACACCTGCGCCGCCGGGCGAGCAGCCTCCGGGCGAACAGCCGACGCCCGTACCGGTCGCCCCGGAGGCGACCGAGTCGGAGCCCTACCAGGAACGCCGATCCGTGAACGTCAGCGACGACGCGAGCCCGGAGCCCGTGCTGCCGCTGATCGCGGAACTCACCGCGGTGGTCAAGGGAGTTGGCCTGTAG
- a CDS encoding PucR family transcriptional regulator, producing the protein MSVEQIQTLVDALATRLGRAVVVDDQELRLVAVSEDFGDADPARIWSLLHRRTRPEDVCFDRIKRSTGPGHIPENPDLELWQRLYVPIRCRGLLLGFVWITDRYGDLPDVQIADATRTAETLGSLMYGRWLAAGHEHGVRRQLVEQLLSQDAATRRAAREEVLDRGLFDVDGPVAVLLAGRGGGAEGEDAGPAFAAAVERFCRGLPGASVLAACRPRRATVILALRPADPDAQLDRAAHALLAELTAEPALAGCRRVGAGGPVPALAGLPTAKRQADIALAAADTGTVALWSGLGAHALLAQLAPPVWDDTLIPQGVLTLFADPSAAVLVPTLETYLDCAGDVQRTARELCVHRTTLYYRLGRAEQISGLSLRDGRDRLLLHLVLGLRRLHGATLPGSLPRRTALPTYVESEAPNVRRRAG; encoded by the coding sequence ATGAGTGTTGAGCAGATTCAGACACTGGTGGACGCACTCGCCACGCGCCTGGGGCGTGCCGTGGTCGTGGACGACCAGGAACTGCGTTTGGTCGCGGTGAGCGAGGACTTCGGGGACGCCGATCCCGCCCGCATCTGGTCGCTGCTGCACCGCAGGACGCGACCCGAGGACGTGTGCTTCGACAGGATCAAACGGTCCACGGGCCCGGGCCACATCCCGGAGAACCCGGACCTCGAGCTGTGGCAGCGACTGTACGTTCCCATCCGCTGCCGCGGACTGCTCCTCGGCTTCGTCTGGATCACCGACCGGTACGGCGATCTGCCCGACGTCCAGATCGCCGACGCTACCCGTACGGCGGAGACACTCGGCTCGCTCATGTACGGGCGGTGGCTCGCCGCCGGCCACGAGCACGGCGTACGGCGGCAGTTGGTCGAGCAGTTGCTGAGCCAGGATGCCGCGACGCGTCGTGCGGCCCGCGAAGAGGTCCTCGACCGGGGGCTGTTCGATGTCGACGGGCCGGTGGCGGTGCTGCTGGCCGGCCGTGGCGGCGGCGCCGAGGGCGAGGACGCGGGGCCCGCCTTCGCGGCGGCCGTGGAGCGGTTCTGCCGGGGGTTGCCCGGCGCGTCCGTGCTCGCCGCGTGCCGGCCCCGGCGCGCGACCGTGATCCTCGCGCTGCGCCCGGCCGATCCGGACGCGCAGCTCGACCGGGCCGCCCACGCGCTGCTCGCCGAGCTCACCGCGGAACCCGCGCTCGCCGGATGCCGGCGCGTCGGGGCCGGCGGCCCCGTGCCCGCACTGGCGGGGCTGCCCACGGCGAAACGCCAGGCGGACATCGCGCTGGCCGCCGCCGACACCGGAACCGTCGCCCTCTGGTCGGGGCTCGGTGCCCACGCCCTGCTCGCCCAGCTCGCGCCGCCGGTCTGGGACGACACGCTGATCCCGCAGGGTGTGCTCACCCTGTTCGCGGATCCCTCCGCGGCCGTCCTCGTGCCGACCCTGGAGACGTATCTCGACTGCGCCGGCGATGTGCAGCGCACCGCACGGGAACTGTGCGTGCACCGCACCACGCTCTACTACCGGCTCGGCCGGGCCGAGCAGATCTCCGGGCTGAGTCTGCGCGACGGCCGCGACCGGCTGCTGCTGCACCTGGTCCTCGGACTGCGCCGCCTGCACGGAGCGACGCTTCCCGGATCCCTCCCTCGACGGACCGCCCTTCCTACATATGTCGAAAGCGAGGCCCCGAACGTCCGACGTCGTGCCGGATGA
- a CDS encoding ABC transporter permease, giving the protein MSVESLSPVKVPVLRRPAALRHLGTPAALALVLGVLYLWVSAQELDSIEKRTLNRTYIVERVTEHLRLSFTAALLVVVIAVPAGILVTRPLLRRATPLVLVIANAGQAVPAIGLLVLLTIQLDVGFRTAVIGLVASAVLPVLRNTITGIEQVDRSLVETARGMGMRPLQVLLLVELKLAVPVILAGLRTALVFAVGTATIATFVNAGGLGDMIVNGIKLQRMPVLVTGSVLACAVAFLLDWLGSLAESLLKPRGL; this is encoded by the coding sequence GTGTCGGTTGAATCGCTCTCCCCCGTCAAGGTCCCGGTACTCCGCCGGCCGGCCGCCCTCCGTCACCTCGGTACCCCGGCCGCCCTCGCCCTGGTGCTCGGGGTGCTCTATCTCTGGGTCTCGGCACAGGAGTTGGACTCCATCGAGAAGCGGACGCTGAACCGCACATACATCGTGGAGCGGGTCACCGAGCATCTGCGGCTCAGCTTCACCGCCGCGCTGCTCGTCGTCGTCATAGCCGTGCCGGCCGGCATCCTCGTCACCCGGCCGCTGCTGCGCCGGGCGACTCCACTGGTGCTAGTCATCGCCAACGCGGGACAGGCAGTCCCCGCGATCGGGCTGCTCGTCCTGCTCACCATCCAGCTCGACGTGGGCTTCCGCACGGCGGTCATCGGCCTGGTCGCCTCCGCGGTGCTCCCGGTGCTGCGCAACACGATCACCGGCATCGAGCAGGTCGACCGCTCCCTCGTGGAGACCGCGCGGGGCATGGGCATGCGGCCCCTTCAGGTGCTGCTGCTCGTCGAGTTGAAGCTCGCCGTGCCGGTGATCCTCGCCGGACTGCGCACCGCCCTGGTCTTCGCGGTCGGTACGGCGACCATCGCCACCTTCGTCAACGCGGGCGGTCTCGGCGACATGATCGTCAACGGCATCAAACTGCAGCGGATGCCGGTCCTCGTCACCGGCAGCGTGCTGGCCTGCGCCGTCGCCTTCCTCCTCGACTGGCTCGGCAGCCTCGCCGAGAGCCTCCTCAAGCCCAGAGGGCTGTAG